CCAGCGTTATTGAGTATGAATCATTACCAGAGTCCTATCAGCGTGGAATGCCAGCCTATCCAATTCCAGCAATGCTGATTGGGAGATTAGCGGTAGACAAATCTATGAAAGGGCAAGGTTTAGGAAGTGAATTATTAGCTGATGCTCTTTATCGTGCTGTTCGCGCTGCTCAAGAAATTGGCATATTTGCTGTGAGAGTTGATGCTATCGATTTGCAAGCAAAAGATTTTTATCTCAAGTATGAGTTTATTCCTTTTCAAGACAATGAACTTTCACTATTTCTGCCGATGGCAACCATAATGAGAGAGTTTCAGTAAATCGCAAAGTTTTGATCAAGGGCGATCGCTTTAACTCATCGCTCTATATCAGCGCTTTCGACTTCCGACTCTACAAGCTCAAATTGCACCTTGTTGTATAAATCTTGCAAGGAAATTTCAAAAGGTACAGTTACAAGTGCGATCGCTTCATCTTCTTCATCGTATTCACGCAATGCCCATTGCTTTTTACCAGTTTTGGAATATTGCTCTACATGAATCCGGTTTTGATCGATTAATAAATATTCTTGGAAAGTGGGAATTGTTCGGTAAGCCTCAAATTTACCTTCGCGATCATAACCTTTAGTTGATTTTGATAAAACCTCCACAATTACCTGTGGATTTACAATTATATCTAGACGATTGTTGAAATACTCTGGTTCATCTGCCAGAATCATCACATCTGGATATGTATAGGTACGCTTTTGGGCAATCCACAAACGAACATCACCCATATACACTCGGTAGTGTTGTTTTTTGAAAGCAAAATTTAACTCACTACTTAAGTTGAGCGCTATTTGGTTGTGATTTATTGTGCCACCAGCCATTGGAATTATTTGCCCATCAATATATTCGCTTTTGTAGTCAGCAGCTTCCTCTAGTTCTAAATATTCCTCTGGCGTGTAGTATCGCTGTTGTGTGACTTGCATAATTTTATTGAGTAGCGATCGCATTCATCGAACAGTGTAACGTGGTTATCCCCACAATCTCCTTCCGGCTTTGCCATTTAATTTTTCGTGGCTATCTTCTAACAATGCTGGAATATTTAACTCTTCAGGACATCTGGGTAAACAATCACCGCATTCTGTACAACGGTTGGCTTTCATTCCCGGAAACCAGTGACCTGCATTTTCAAACATTCCATAGCGATATTTGCCGTAGTCTGTCATGTCGTATGCCACAGTTAGATTACGTAACCGCAATACCTCTGGAATATTAATCTTTTCTGGACAGGGTAAACAAGCATAGCACTGGCTACACTTATCAGTTTTTAAGGTAGTTTGTTGTTGATTTTCTAAACGTTGGAAAGCAGCAATTTCTTCTGGCGTGATTTCATCAACACTATCAGCAACTTGCAAAGGTTCAATTAATTCCTCTGGGTTGGCTGGCCCTACACTCAAGGTAGTAATGCGGGAGTCACTGAGTAAAAATCGATAATTTAACTCTAAGGGTGAAAAGGGATGACACAATTCTTTTAAGGTTTGGGGTGGTGTGTAAAGCCGTCCTCCCTTATCAGCAGGGGAAATGATAAAAATCCCCATGTCTTTTTCTGCTGCTAGCTGAATTGCTGGTGCATGGCGTTGGAAAAAATAGTAATAATGCAGATTGACGAATTCAAATAAACCTGTTTCTATAGCCGCCAGAATAAGATCTAACGATCCGTGGGTGGAGAAACCAACATGACGCACCCGACCATCTGCGATCGCTTCCTGCACAGCTTCAATACAACCAGCTTGCACTAAATCTAGATGTTCCCACGTGTTTAAGCCGTGAATTCCCAAGCAATCTAGATAATCTAGTTGCAATCTTTCTAGGGATTCATCAATGTAGCGGCGCATTGTGTCAGCATCGGCTGTAGGCGGAATTTTAGTAGTGATGTGAAGTTGAGAACGAGGTACAGATAAACCAGCTTTGAATGCTTGGCCAAAAAACTCCTCACTTTTGCCATAACCTCTGGCAGTTTCTATATGATTAATTCCTAACGCTAAGGCTTTTTCGATAGTTTGCTGGGAATTTTCTGCATCAGCTAGGTAGCGCATTGTTCCTAAGGAAAAAACAGACAAGTGTAGATTAGTTTTGCCAAAGCGTCGATATTGCATAAAAGTAAGCTGGCACGCTAAAACTATTAATCATTTGTCATTTGTGAAATGGCCAAAGATCAATAAAGTCTTGTTTAAAATTAATATTTTTCTGAACTGGCTTTTTCGCAAATAATACGTACAAAGACAACTTCGTATGACTAATGACCAATGACTCGCAAAACGAGTGAAAATTTAAGAAGAAAAAGTAAAGAAATTGTGTACTTTCCTGTACTTTTTCTTCTTAGTTCTTTATTGTTTAATTTGTTGATTGTTTTTAGCTTGCTACCTAGCACTTCATTAAGTTTTTAACTTTCGCCATTACCGAAGCGTTTGATCAAATCTTCAGGACGGAGATTAGAAATAAATTCGCGGAAGGCTTGTTGTTCTGCTTCATCAGCATCTCGATCGACAGGGATAGAAGCATCAGCAATCACTTCTTCCATTACCCAAATGGGGGCGTTGGTACGAAGTGCAATGGCGATCGCATCGCTAGGACGGGCGTCAATTTCTTTTGTTGTCTCGCCTTGCTTGACAACTAATGCTGCATAAAATGTATCTTTTTGCAGAGAATGAATAATAACCTTATCTAGAGTCAAATTCCACGTTTCTAGAATATTCACAATTAAATCGTGAGTTAAAGGCCTTGGAGGCTTTTGACTCTCTATTGCTCCCGCAATTGCCCTAGCTTGTTCTTGACCAATATAAATTGGTAAAGCACGGCGATCGGAAGCATCTTTCAAAAGTACAATCGGGCTGCGGGTTATGGCATCTAATGCTATACCAGCGACTCTCATTTCAATCATTGGTTAAGCCTCTACGCTCCTTGGAGTACTTGGTTAATAAGTAACAAATAATACCTTGACAGGTTTAGCTAGGGACAGTAATAAACATAGGCATTTGTTTTCTATAATTGCTTCTATTAAACTCCGAACTTGATGTGAACACCAGAGTAAGGCAAAGTGGTCTACTTAGACAATATCTCTCTATACCCAAGTATGCCTTGTTCGTGATGCTAATGTGATAATATCCCTATCTTCAATAACGTCAGAAAATATACTCAGATTTTGCTACATTTATGGAGGAATTTACGAGTTGTTTTTAGGCAAAATTAGGCAATAAATAGAGTTAATTTGGCAAAAAAGCTGTGTTTACAGGATTGATCCAGGCTTTAGGAACCATGAAACCCTTAGGGGGAGATTCTTGGCAAATAAATTGTGTAAGTCAGCCATCTGATTTAATTATGCAGGATATGGCTTACGGTGACAGCATCGCAGTCGATGGCGTTTGTCTGACTGTGGAAGAAGTTTTAAAAGATGGTTTTATCGCCACTGCATCACCGGAAACGTTGCGCCGCACGACTTTAGGGGATGGAGAAACAGCACAGAAATATGTCAACCTAGAAGCTTCGTTGCGGGTAGGGAGCAAAGTTGGTGGTCATTTTGTCATGGGTCATGTAGACGGCGTTGGGCGGATGGTGACAGCAGAACAAACAGCGACTTCTTGGGAAATGACCTTTACAGCACCTGAGGCGATCGCGCGGTACATTGTTCCCAAGGGTAGTATTGCTGTCAATGGTATTAGCCTCACAGTAGCTGCCTACGAGCCAGAACACTCCCAATTCACGGTGGCGGTAATTCCTCTCACCTACGCTGAAACCAATCTCCGCTATTTGGTTCCCGGTAGTTTGGTGAATCTTGAAGGAGATATTCTCGGCAAATATGTCGAAAAATTCCTTTATTCTGGCAAAGGAAACCCCAAAGTTGGGGAAGCTGCTAGTTCTGATGACATCACACCTGCCTTTCTAGCAGAACATGGCTATTTATAAAAGTAGGAAGTAATCAGGCTCAAGGATGAAAGCTCAAAATTTCAGCCTTCATCCTTGACACTTCATCCTTTCTAAGAGCCTGGTTGCTTAGTTAACTGAGCAGTCTGTAAACCTTGAACCAACTGACTCAGGGCGGTATTTAGTTCTACACCTGGGTCAACTGCTACCCAACCATTTGCGGTTAGGTGGCGGACTTCAAAGTGTAGGTGAGGGCCTGTAGAGTTCCCAGTGCTACCAACTTGTCCAATGACAGTTCCCGGTTCTACCCACTGACCCGGTCGGACAAAGATTTGGGACATATGACCGTAGAGAGTTTGTTGAGCCGAACTGTGGTTAATGGTAACGGCTAAACCATAGCCACCCATCCAGTCAGCACTCTCTACTTGACCTTTAGCAGCAGCTAAGACTGGCGTACCCATAGGCGCACCTAAATCTGTACCAGCGTGGAAACGGCGATCGCCTGTGATGGGATGAATTCGCCAACCAAATAATGAGGTAATTGGTGCGGGAACAGACAAGGGGAACATCATTCCCTGACCGCTATAAGCAACTCTGCCTACATATGGAATTTGGGGTAAGGTTGATGCTAGCGGAAAGTCGTAAGCAACCGTGCTAGGGCGAGGTGCAAAATTACCATCAGCCATTGGTGGCGGTAAAGTACCACCACTTGGTGCGATCGGGGTTGCACTTACTTTTGTGGTGGCGAATTCGCTGGGGTTAGGAATAAACCGACTGGGATGATATTCGCTCTTGGTGATACTAGCAGCAATGCGAGTAGCGATATTATTAGGAACCGCTTGGGGATTACGCCATCTGCGGCTTTCACCAGTAGATGCTATCGGTCTCACAACTGGAACGGTTGCTAAATTAGCAGTTTGGCTTCTTCTCAACCAATTGGGTGATGTTTTGCTATTACTACCAGCTACACGCTGATTAGCAGTAGGTTTGGCACAAAGACTAGCTGATATAGCTTGTCCTGTTGGCAAAGTCGCTCGACAACCACTAGAGCGTTCTGTCACGACTACCGAACTGGGTGCTTGATAAGTACCCCCAACTTGGTAATCGTTAGGGTCAATATAGGCGTTGTTGTAATCCTTGGGTTTGACTTCCGTGCTACCAACTGGGCTATTAGAGTTGTTAGCAGGTTTGGCAACTTCTGGAAGTTTCTCAGGTAAAGTGCGTAACGGCGCAGGTGCGGGTTTTTCTTGGTTGACGCTAGCTGGTGCAACCCGCGAAGTTTCTACTTGAGGTTTTGAGCGTCTAATAATAACAGGTTCAGCAGCTTCAATTTTCGGTTTCGACTGTCTGACTGGCTGTGATGATTGGGAGATATTTTCCCTTTGCAATCTCTTTTTGAGTCTGATTCGCCGTTCGGAAAATTCTACCTGTGGTTGAGTTACTGCTGGTATTACAGTATCTTTTTTAACTGGATTTATTACCGTTGTCGGCTGGGAATTTTGAATAGTAGGAACGATGTTATCTATAGATGTTTCCGTTTGAGCTAACACCAAGCCATTACCTAAAAGGCTAACGCTACTAAGCCAACAGAGGCTCTGTGCTGGTAGCGTAGAAGCAAAGCGTTTTGATGTCACTGGCAAACGTTTATGGGCAGAGTTGTTGGGCTGCGTCATTTGTTCTCTCGTTTTGTGTAAATAGTCTAAACAGAATGATGCCGGTGGTTTGTCTTGCCCAAAGAGCGAAATTGTGAACAAACCTAAAAGTTAAACCGAAGATTTTTGATAACCCAAACTGATTGTACCGGGTTCAATGTAAATTTCTGGTGATATTACTTGCTTTGTATTATAAGCTTCTACATTAACTCGTAAATTACCCTGAGGGGTTACTCCAACTATAGTGCCTGCTAAATCATTAATTTGTATGCGATCGCCCATATTCGTCAGTAAATCTAGATAGTGCGTCAAGAGTATGTTTACTCCTTCTTCAAAAAGGCACTCAATACCGGATTCTATCCCTAATAAAACCTTCGACGTTAACATTTCTAGACAAGAAATCGGTTTTGTGGGTTGGGATACTTGCCAAGATTCCAAGTTGATTCCGGTTTCTGGTACTGGGTTTGCCCAGTTAATGCCCACACCAATGACAGCTTGAGTAATTTTTTCTTGATTTACTTTGGTTTCAGTCAAAATACCGCCTAGCTTGCGATCGTTTAAGACTAAATCATTAGGCCATTTAATCCCCACATTGACGCCACAGTTTCGCAATTGTGAGGCAATTCCCCAAGCACTAGCCAAAGTGAGTTGGTAACTGTCAGTAGCCGCTATTTTGGGATTAATTGCCACTGAAACGTATAATCCCCCAGCCGCAGAAATCCACTGACGACCCCATTGGCCGCGCCCAGATGTCTGCTGGGTAGCAATCACTACACATCCTGGTTTCGCTCCCTGGTTCAGCAAGTTCCAGAGAGTTTGATTAGTTGAAGCTACACTATCAAAAATATGTAAAGAAAATGGTAAATATGAATACTGACGCCCTGCTTTCAGGGCTGCGGACAAATATTGCAGATCGAATCCCACTTAATTAACCCAAATCCCGTTGTTCAAGTTAGCATTAATTGGCGGATTCTGAATTTTCTGTTTAGGTTTGGTTTAAGATGCACACTTGGCACTGGCGCAATTGGCAGGGAATGCCCTACCTTACTTGTAGTCTCCTAGAACCTTGGCAACACGGCTTTTTTACCCATCCGTTTTGGCCGCGATCGCCACAAGAGTTAACACAGGTGCTGCACCCAGAGGCATCAGTTTATCGCTTGAAACAGGTTCATGGCAATACTGTTCTCACCCCACAAGAAATTGACAGTCAGTTAAGTACAGGTGGGGATGATGATTCGGCTTTTGCATCAGCAGATGGTTTAGTCAGCGAAAAGCCGTTGCAAGCAGTATGGGTTGCTAGCGCTGATTGTACGCCAGTGCTAATTGGCGATGTGAAAACCGGACAGGTATCAGCAATTCACGCTGGATGGCGGGGTACTGCTAAGAAAATTGTCCCGCAAGCGATCGCGCGTTTAAAAGCACAAGGTAGCAAGCTAGAAGATTTGCGGATTGCGATGGGGCCTGCGATCGCCGGAGAAGTTTACCAAGTCTCTGTGGATGTAGCGGTAGAAATCGGCTACAGTATCGTCCCCCATGAAGACGAACAAAAGATTATTGATGCTTTGCATGAAATACCCAATTCTCCTTTGTTGCGCGACCCTGAGCCAGGTAAAGTCCGGGTAGATGTGCGACGGGTAAATGCTTTACAAATAGAAAGCCTGGGAATTAGCGGCGAACAAATTGCGATCGCTCCTTATTGTACTTACCAAACTCCAGAGCATTTCTTTTCCTACCGTCGGGAACAACAGAAAAAAGTGCAGTGGTCGGGGATTGTGAGTTTCAATTAGTAGTCAATACGTGAAATCAAACTAATGTGATGCAGTCTGCGATAAATCAGGCCTGAATTGTTGGCGATTGTGGCAAATTATCTACTTGGTAGAAATCTCAAATTTGCCTCACATAATTGAGCCTAAATTGAGTTTGATGAGCATACATAAAGAATTACTCGGACTGTCGCCTAGCCTTACTCAAGGAGTCGTAAAATTATATTGAACTTCAGTAGCGGAAATCAGCGATCGTGAGCGTTCGAGCATTTTTCCAAGCGGCTACAGTTGAAGATGCATCTCCCCCCT
The genomic region above belongs to Calothrix sp. NIES-2098 and contains:
- a CDS encoding acetyltransferase, GNAT family protein — protein: MVSDSEARWNFVPIDKQYPRDTFDCGYVILNDYLKKYARQNHNKGIAKTFVAIPASGSLKIDGYYTVSASVIEYESLPESYQRGMPAYPIPAMLIGRLAVDKSMKGQGLGSELLADALYRAVRAAQEIGIFAVRVDAIDLQAKDFYLKYEFIPFQDNELSLFLPMATIMREFQ
- a CDS encoding biotin--[acetyl-CoA-carboxylase] ligase, whose translation is MGFDLQYLSAALKAGRQYSYLPFSLHIFDSVASTNQTLWNLLNQGAKPGCVVIATQQTSGRGQWGRQWISAAGGLYVSVAINPKIAATDSYQLTLASAWGIASQLRNCGVNVGIKWPNDLVLNDRKLGGILTETKVNQEKITQAVIGVGINWANPVPETGINLESWQVSQPTKPISCLEMLTSKVLLGIESGIECLFEEGVNILLTHYLDLLTNMGDRIQINDLAGTIVGVTPQGNLRVNVEAYNTKQVISPEIYIEPGTISLGYQKSSV
- a CDS encoding peptidase M23B, which translates into the protein MTQPNNSAHKRLPVTSKRFASTLPAQSLCWLSSVSLLGNGLVLAQTETSIDNIVPTIQNSQPTTVINPVKKDTVIPAVTQPQVEFSERRIRLKKRLQRENISQSSQPVRQSKPKIEAAEPVIIRRSKPQVETSRVAPASVNQEKPAPAPLRTLPEKLPEVAKPANNSNSPVGSTEVKPKDYNNAYIDPNDYQVGGTYQAPSSVVVTERSSGCRATLPTGQAISASLCAKPTANQRVAGSNSKTSPNWLRRSQTANLATVPVVRPIASTGESRRWRNPQAVPNNIATRIAASITKSEYHPSRFIPNPSEFATTKVSATPIAPSGGTLPPPMADGNFAPRPSTVAYDFPLASTLPQIPYVGRVAYSGQGMMFPLSVPAPITSLFGWRIHPITGDRRFHAGTDLGAPMGTPVLAAAKGQVESADWMGGYGLAVTINHSSAQQTLYGHMSQIFVRPGQWVEPGTVIGQVGSTGNSTGPHLHFEVRHLTANGWVAVDPGVELNTALSQLVQGLQTAQLTKQPGS
- a CDS encoding riboflavin synthase subunit alpha, producing the protein MFTGLIQALGTMKPLGGDSWQINCVSQPSDLIMQDMAYGDSIAVDGVCLTVEEVLKDGFIATASPETLRRTTLGDGETAQKYVNLEASLRVGSKVGGHFVMGHVDGVGRMVTAEQTATSWEMTFTAPEAIARYIVPKGSIAVNGISLTVAAYEPEHSQFTVAVIPLTYAETNLRYLVPGSLVNLEGDILGKYVEKFLYSGKGNPKVGEAASSDDITPAFLAEHGYL
- a CDS encoding aldo/keto reductase — its product is MQYRRFGKTNLHLSVFSLGTMRYLADAENSQQTIEKALALGINHIETARGYGKSEEFFGQAFKAGLSVPRSQLHITTKIPPTADADTMRRYIDESLERLQLDYLDCLGIHGLNTWEHLDLVQAGCIEAVQEAIADGRVRHVGFSTHGSLDLILAAIETGLFEFVNLHYYYFFQRHAPAIQLAAEKDMGIFIISPADKGGRLYTPPQTLKELCHPFSPLELNYRFLLSDSRITTLSVGPANPEELIEPLQVADSVDEITPEEIAAFQRLENQQQTTLKTDKCSQCYACLPCPEKINIPEVLRLRNLTVAYDMTDYGKYRYGMFENAGHWFPGMKANRCTECGDCLPRCPEELNIPALLEDSHEKLNGKAGRRLWG